One Gimesia aquarii DNA segment encodes these proteins:
- a CDS encoding DUF1444 family protein yields MSELHLNQWANYTGPANWYSLSYPSDWTREEKEGILQLSPAAGNATLTISCHWKSVLPRPQYDAELQIDFDQLFVKHRNIENRGPLAIEHESVGYSGEAIIQKSDSWWKELLRWAPFSQNNWHHWKLWLIREHSIQMVVTFFHDPELYEDLYETVQRILHSIQLSLDPANPPELFANEVLHVAQKKFPLMTSQLIPGFRLKFGESEINLTNFYRSYLTTPEYFEKNITTALATILQINEWGEAQTDPELSQIQDRIMPILLPKESWECHFPNFVGEPWVANLTIMYVVDESNAYWYIHEKLLRKWNISRDELHQIALNNLDRYFDHNQIELICMSKEDGPNMMIQSKPDAYNASQVLSNTFYQQARKFLGSEFLAGVPNRDFLLALSLSQSRIIEQIQHNIANDYLTMDHPLTDQLLVVTADGVSEYCGVS; encoded by the coding sequence TTGTCTGAATTGCACTTAAATCAATGGGCCAACTATACAGGGCCCGCTAACTGGTATTCGCTCTCTTATCCTTCAGATTGGACCAGGGAAGAGAAGGAAGGAATTCTTCAACTGAGCCCCGCTGCTGGAAACGCGACCTTAACAATCAGCTGTCACTGGAAATCGGTACTTCCACGACCACAATATGATGCTGAATTGCAAATTGATTTTGATCAATTGTTTGTGAAACATCGAAACATAGAAAATCGAGGACCTCTTGCGATAGAACACGAGTCTGTGGGCTATTCGGGTGAAGCAATCATCCAAAAGAGTGATTCCTGGTGGAAAGAATTACTGAGATGGGCTCCCTTTTCGCAAAATAACTGGCACCACTGGAAATTGTGGCTGATTAGAGAACATTCGATTCAGATGGTAGTCACCTTTTTCCATGATCCTGAATTATATGAAGATCTCTATGAAACCGTACAACGCATATTACACTCGATACAACTCTCATTAGATCCAGCAAACCCACCTGAGTTGTTTGCCAACGAAGTTTTACATGTGGCGCAGAAAAAATTTCCTCTCATGACATCTCAGCTGATACCTGGATTTCGGTTAAAATTTGGTGAATCTGAGATCAATTTAACAAATTTCTATCGATCTTATCTGACAACTCCCGAATATTTTGAAAAGAATATTACGACGGCTCTAGCAACGATTCTGCAAATCAACGAATGGGGGGAGGCACAGACAGACCCCGAACTATCACAGATTCAAGACCGGATCATGCCAATTTTATTACCAAAAGAGTCTTGGGAATGTCATTTTCCGAACTTTGTTGGTGAACCTTGGGTTGCCAATCTCACTATCATGTATGTCGTCGACGAATCGAATGCATATTGGTATATTCATGAGAAGCTCCTCAGAAAATGGAATATCAGTCGCGATGAGCTACACCAAATTGCATTGAATAATCTGGATCGGTATTTTGATCATAATCAGATTGAATTGATCTGTATGTCGAAAGAAGATGGCCCTAATATGATGATTCAAAGTAAGCCGGACGCCTATAATGCATCGCAGGTGCTGAGTAATACATTTTATCAACAGGCTCGAAAGTTCCTGGGTAGTGAATTTTTAGCGGGAGTCCCCAATCGTGACTTTCTGCTTGCGCTCAGCTTAAGTCAGTCACGAATCATTGAACAAATTCAACACAATATCGCAAATGATTATTTAACTATGGACCACCCACTAACAGATCAATTACTGGTTGTCACTGCGGATGGAGTTAGCGAGTATTGTGGCGTAAGCTGA
- a CDS encoding MBL fold metallo-hydrolase yields MQQESGLFSQRLGEFITLGTGTSVGIPIVGCDCEVCTSSNPKNQRGRTSVYVGAPEGGFLIDTPPELRLQLLREKIPWVHAVLYTHSHADHIFGLDDVRISGYRLEKSIMLHCEETVEQQIRRSFNYAFEMPTHNLHHMSRPQLEFQRVETKAFDLLGLRIQPFRLMHGTLPILGYRMNDIAFCTDVSEIPEESWQYLEGLDVLIIDALRIKPHPTHFNLEQSMEVVEQVKPKRAYFTHISHSLEHEETNSNLPDHVELAFDGLSLPLNG; encoded by the coding sequence ATGCAACAGGAATCAGGTTTATTTTCACAGAGGCTTGGTGAATTCATCACATTAGGTACTGGGACCAGTGTTGGAATTCCTATAGTGGGCTGCGACTGTGAAGTGTGTACGTCTTCAAATCCCAAAAACCAACGAGGACGCACTTCGGTTTATGTCGGAGCACCTGAAGGGGGCTTTTTGATCGATACGCCCCCCGAGTTGCGTTTGCAACTTCTTAGAGAGAAAATTCCCTGGGTCCATGCGGTCCTTTACACCCATAGCCATGCAGATCACATCTTTGGCTTAGATGATGTCAGGATTAGCGGATATCGGTTGGAAAAATCGATCATGCTTCACTGCGAAGAGACTGTGGAACAACAGATCCGCCGTTCGTTTAATTATGCTTTTGAAATGCCGACCCATAACCTGCATCATATGTCACGTCCCCAGCTTGAGTTTCAAAGGGTAGAAACGAAAGCATTTGATTTGCTTGGTCTCAGAATCCAGCCATTTCGCCTGATGCATGGAACATTACCGATCTTGGGGTATCGAATGAACGACATTGCATTTTGCACAGATGTCAGTGAGATTCCTGAAGAAAGCTGGCAGTATCTGGAAGGGCTCGACGTTCTGATCATTGATGCTCTAAGAATTAAACCACACCCGACACATTTTAACCTTGAACAAAGCATGGAAGTGGTGGAGCAGGTAAAACCAAAACGAGCTTACTTTACGCACATCTCTCACTCACTGGAACATGAAGAAACGAATAGCAACTTACCAGATCATGTGGAACTGGCTTTTGATGGGCTTTCGCTGCCTCTCAACGGTTGA
- a CDS encoding LysM peptidoglycan-binding domain-containing protein → MHQDKKVGLALALLVLGFVGAFCLRQDKDTTVQIPELNDPHYLDEQIADKDRTPYFDSQSKDNQNTLLGSEQTLSGIDDNQRSHSDSNVATPTVSHMTSKKISNAERWAEMPDFLKEIDLPKEQFSKSSSEDSVFEPNPQQEIMQPTSQGSFSDSIHSGSENFKPQHNNAWEVNPSQRKPVSRPQEPNRPSIRIHTVKSGETLSEIAIRYLGSSKKYREIFNLNRDRLRSPNDIREGMKLRIPVYGSSESKPQSANSQTFNGTSAKVGKRTIGQMVSQPTLKQGSSSVQFEGLIESLSNSQNQNTLKDLDHKKNLKQLEDTLKSDKFGGNLQRTKTIPDNYRKFIPVPRSPLTPRNGSHKSKREAKLGQSLSQAQPENVKQIVDGLFDEAPAKMKQTGNKAKSHTYTIKKGDTLESIALRLYGKRSAAFQIYLKNKANLKNANYIRPGMKLQLP, encoded by the coding sequence ATGCATCAAGATAAAAAAGTAGGTTTGGCATTAGCACTATTGGTACTTGGTTTTGTGGGGGCGTTCTGTCTGCGGCAGGATAAAGATACCACTGTGCAGATTCCGGAACTCAATGATCCACATTATTTGGATGAACAAATTGCTGACAAAGACCGCACACCTTATTTCGATAGTCAAAGCAAGGATAATCAAAATACTTTACTAGGAAGTGAACAAACTTTATCTGGGATTGATGATAATCAGCGCTCACATTCTGATTCTAATGTTGCTACTCCAACCGTTTCCCATATGACATCTAAAAAAATTTCAAATGCGGAACGTTGGGCAGAAATGCCTGATTTTCTAAAAGAGATCGATCTTCCCAAGGAACAATTTTCGAAATCAAGCTCCGAAGATTCCGTCTTTGAACCAAACCCACAGCAAGAGATAATGCAACCGACTTCCCAAGGTTCGTTTTCTGATTCGATTCATTCAGGTTCTGAGAATTTCAAACCTCAACATAACAATGCTTGGGAAGTCAATCCTTCACAGCGAAAACCTGTATCAAGACCACAAGAACCTAATCGGCCAAGCATTCGAATTCATACGGTCAAGTCGGGAGAAACACTCTCTGAGATTGCCATTCGCTATTTGGGAAGCAGCAAAAAATATCGAGAAATTTTCAATTTGAATCGTGACCGTCTGCGAAGTCCCAATGATATTCGAGAAGGAATGAAGTTGCGGATCCCCGTCTATGGATCATCTGAGTCAAAGCCACAGTCAGCCAACAGTCAAACATTCAATGGTACATCAGCTAAAGTTGGTAAGCGGACTATAGGACAGATGGTCTCTCAGCCCACTTTGAAACAAGGTTCTTCATCGGTACAGTTTGAAGGATTAATTGAGTCACTCTCAAATTCGCAGAACCAAAATACACTCAAAGATTTAGATCATAAGAAAAATTTAAAACAACTTGAGGATACACTGAAATCCGACAAATTTGGTGGTAACCTGCAAAGAACTAAAACGATCCCAGATAATTATCGAAAGTTTATTCCGGTTCCGCGCTCTCCCTTAACACCTCGGAACGGTTCTCATAAATCAAAAAGAGAAGCGAAACTGGGGCAGTCTTTATCACAAGCTCAACCAGAAAATGTGAAACAAATTGTAGATGGGTTGTTTGACGAAGCTCCAGCGAAAATGAAGCAGACGGGGAACAAAGCAAAGTCTCATACTTATACTATCAAAAAAGGTGATACTCTGGAGTCGATTGCTCTTCGATTATATGGCAAACGGTCTGCGGCATTTCAAATCTATCTGAAGAATAAAGCGAATCTGAAAAATGCAAACTATATTCGGCCAGGCATGAAGCTTCAGTTACCTTAG
- a CDS encoding ExeA family protein, which produces MYETNFGFTDRPFTVSPSSDCFFEAAEHKHAIDELLVTVASLNGITILTGDAGTGKTAICRQLSSRLENQFQIQFVEHCNFPTVRALLQTLLYSLTDCYEKVSEQELRLALTAEIRSSYLAHLQPLLLIIDEAHLLSAPFLEELRVLSDISIDGKPALQLILSGQTDLEETLIQPALSSLNQRIGCQVFLDRMTRQESEEYIEYRIKRVTTETRSFFTEDAIKFITHVSDGLPRCLNQICDHSLMLAYVQDSSIVNESIAREAFSDLQQLPLHWNDPLPSSTPLEELRKDQHSENPVDKIPDALSDEYEIDTLMEDRLNLLVESAPTEAEFISDDTGWDSADLFSLGNEMEAIEIGSDSESAMPCSTDLKMPQSELESVCDDFEEQTDNNHMALIDKSENIPVEATGEFVEIIDRYAAIDAGIDPTTLPLETQAIKSPASRRPLQLKPPQFHDSAQSIASKKRDSEEEPNEASPVQSNRTEVAESSNPVGLIDEMIPHLEEAEKESEKGSIVFYDDQPKSADENVYQALAKELSAGENSFEELLAAQVYEVCSETRKGLLEALNEFRNFKMTEEAEKTEVDSPDYDVVSPDEEDSHESAITASQGSFVIDKENVDQSTAPTFRLDLGPNSKQQKSGTSHLKGPAFGRYKNLFSRLRRKQNQD; this is translated from the coding sequence ATGTACGAAACAAATTTTGGGTTCACGGATCGACCCTTTACCGTTTCACCCTCCTCAGATTGTTTTTTTGAAGCGGCAGAACATAAACATGCCATTGATGAATTGTTGGTAACCGTTGCCAGTTTGAACGGGATTACAATTCTTACGGGAGATGCAGGAACCGGAAAAACTGCCATTTGCCGACAATTAAGTTCGCGACTGGAAAACCAATTTCAAATTCAATTTGTCGAGCACTGCAATTTTCCTACAGTACGTGCATTATTGCAGACGTTGCTTTATAGTTTGACAGACTGTTATGAAAAAGTCAGTGAGCAAGAGTTACGACTTGCCTTGACAGCAGAAATCCGATCTTCTTATTTAGCTCATCTTCAGCCATTATTGTTAATTATCGATGAAGCACATCTCTTAAGCGCGCCGTTTCTGGAAGAGCTACGTGTGCTATCAGATATTTCCATAGATGGAAAGCCGGCGCTGCAGTTGATTCTCAGTGGACAGACAGACCTGGAAGAAACACTGATTCAACCTGCACTATCTTCACTAAATCAAAGAATTGGATGTCAAGTATTTCTGGATCGGATGACTCGGCAGGAATCAGAAGAATATATCGAGTATCGAATTAAACGTGTGACAACTGAAACGCGTTCATTTTTCACAGAGGATGCGATTAAATTCATTACTCATGTTAGTGATGGATTGCCACGCTGTCTGAATCAAATCTGCGATCATAGTTTAATGCTGGCTTATGTTCAGGATTCTTCAATTGTTAACGAAAGCATTGCGCGTGAAGCATTTTCTGATCTTCAGCAATTACCATTACATTGGAATGATCCCCTGCCCTCTTCAACTCCCCTAGAAGAGCTGCGGAAAGATCAACATTCTGAGAATCCCGTCGACAAAATACCTGATGCTCTCTCTGACGAATATGAAATTGATACTTTGATGGAAGATCGATTGAATCTACTCGTTGAATCTGCACCGACAGAAGCAGAGTTTATTTCAGATGACACTGGCTGGGATTCAGCAGATCTGTTTTCATTGGGCAATGAAATGGAAGCAATCGAAATTGGGAGTGATTCAGAGTCGGCTATGCCATGCAGCACTGATCTTAAAATGCCACAATCTGAGCTTGAGTCAGTATGTGATGATTTTGAAGAACAGACCGATAATAATCACATGGCTCTGATTGATAAAAGTGAAAACATTCCAGTAGAAGCGACAGGTGAGTTTGTAGAGATCATTGACCGCTATGCTGCCATCGATGCGGGAATTGATCCAACAACACTTCCCTTGGAAACGCAAGCAATCAAGTCACCAGCTTCACGAAGACCCTTACAATTAAAACCTCCTCAATTTCACGATTCCGCTCAGTCAATTGCTTCAAAAAAACGTGATTCAGAAGAAGAACCGAATGAAGCTTCTCCAGTACAGTCTAACCGAACTGAAGTAGCGGAATCTTCGAATCCTGTTGGTTTGATTGATGAAATGATTCCTCATCTTGAGGAAGCGGAAAAAGAATCTGAAAAAGGTTCTATAGTATTCTATGACGATCAGCCAAAATCAGCAGACGAAAACGTTTATCAAGCCTTAGCAAAAGAACTATCTGCAGGCGAGAATTCATTTGAAGAGTTATTGGCTGCTCAGGTTTATGAGGTTTGCTCCGAAACACGAAAAGGCTTATTGGAGGCATTGAATGAATTTCGTAACTTTAAAATGACAGAAGAAGCAGAAAAAACTGAAGTAGATTCACCCGATTATGATGTTGTGAGCCCCGATGAGGAAGATTCGCATGAATCGGCAATAACAGCATCCCAAGGCAGTTTTGTTATCGATAAAGAGAATGTTGATCAGTCTACTGCTCCCACTTTTCGTTTAGATTTGGGACCAAACTCCAAGCAGCAGAAGTCGGGAACTTCTCACCTCAAAGGTCCTGCATTTGGGAGATACAAGAACTTGTTTAGTCGACTACGGCGCAAGCAGAACCAGGATTAG